CCTTGGTGAACACCAGGCGCGGGATGCGCTGGCCGTTGTGCTCGGTTTTGAGCTTTTGCAGTACCTGCTGGGTGTAGGCCAGGCTGAACTGCTGGAACGCGCCGTCGGCCAGCACGCCGCCCCAGCTGTCAAAAATCATCACAGCCTGGGCCCCGGCTTCGATTTGCGCGTTGAGATAGGCGGCGACCGCGTCGGCATTCACCTGCAGCATGCGGTGCATCAGGTCGGGGCGGCTGTACAGCATGCTTTTGACCAGCCGGTAGTCGTCCGAGCCCTTGCCCTCCACCATGTAGCAGGCCAGCGTCCAGGGGCTGCCCGAGAAGCCGATCAGTGGCACCCGGCCATTCAGTGCGCGGCGGATGGAGGTCACCGCATCCGTCACGTAGCGCAGCTTGTCCATGTCGGGCACTTCCAGCTTGGCCACGGCGGCCTCGTCTCGCACCGGGTGGGCAAAGCGCGGGCCTTCGCCCGTGGCAAAGCTCAGGCCCAGGCCCATGGCATCGGGCACGGTGAGAATGTCGCTGAACAAAATCGCGGCATCCAGCGGGAAGCGCTCCAGCGGCTGCAGGGTGACTT
This sequence is a window from Rhodoferax sp. WC2427. Protein-coding genes within it:
- the hemE gene encoding uroporphyrinogen decarboxylase, with translation MSFAPLQNDSFLRACLRQSTDHTPVWLMRQAGRYLPEYLATRAKAGSFMGLATNTDYATEVTLQPLERFPLDAAILFSDILTVPDAMGLGLSFATGEGPRFAHPVRDEAAVAKLEVPDMDKLRYVTDAVTSIRRALNGRVPLIGFSGSPWTLACYMVEGKGSDDYRLVKSMLYSRPDLMHRMLQVNADAVAAYLNAQIEAGAQAVMIFDSWGGVLADGAFQQFSLAYTQQVLQKLKTEHNGQRIPRLVFTKGGGLWLDEMAGLDCEVLGLDWTVNLAKARALVGHSKALQGNIDPNVLFAPPAQIATEVERVVNSFGVPHQGAGTGPTHIFNLGHGISQHTPPEHVAALVEAVHRASRQIRA